The Mercenaria mercenaria strain notata chromosome 1, MADL_Memer_1, whole genome shotgun sequence nucleotide sequence CTTAGGTGTAAGTTCAGacttaaaatattgacaaataccGGCCTTGCAGGAAAAGGTCAAAATcaaatgtttgtttcatttccTTTTTACCTTCCTCCTTCCAGCCATATAGTCAAACACTGTTCCATCAGCGGAATAATCATTGAGATTTACAGCCCGTCCATACTGGTACTTGTATATAGTTGATGTTGCCAGCTCTTGAGCAAGTTTTGTCATCTCTTTAACATTATCTGGTACACGTCCTGTCTTTTGTGACACAGAGTCTGAAgataaatgtttacatgtattctattcttttatatatttcaggctTTACATACCGGGGTATTTTCAAGGCTGGAATATATATCAGACTTTGTCATATACTAATTAATAGTTAGTACTTAAGATTATTTATAGTGTTACTTTAAACAAAAGTTGCATGCCAAATAAAAGTTCACAAGGCAATATTTCCCATATAGTTTGAATTTAGATTATTTTACCTAATCTTGAGAATTAGAATTTCTCAACTGACTTTTGAAAtggaagtttgtttttttttttataaaacttggaaaTGCTCGAAAGTCTTTGGCCATAACTATGAAGTTTGAACTTTAATTTGGCATGTACATGTACTTCTGAGTTTCATATATATTTGCTAATTTCACTTTTCTTGCAACGGAGCAGTTAAGAAAATGATCAGAGGTAAAATTGAAATTCCGCCTACAGGATATAAATTGCTGGACATTTTGTCaaagaaacttgtttttgattgacagaaagaaaatttgtctgacaaacattttaacaattcaTCATGTTGTTCATGAAAACATTTTCCATATgaagaagttattaaaaaaatgGTTTAGACTGGATGCTCATATTATATTAGCTGTTCCACATTATGTCTTCGGAAACTACTCTTAACAAGTTTTAGACTGCATGGTGTGTTCTGTAACTTTCTGGCACACAGTCAAGGATCTTGGAGAAAAAAATCTGACCCATTTTTAAATTGACTGATATGTTGTTGTCTGGTGGTCTGTCAACTTTCATTAAGCCTGTACATAATAATGTCTAATCCTACAGAGGACTATTTACTGCCCTATCAGCGGAGCTTAATTACTGAAAAACCTTGATTGTGTTGTCCAAGTCGTCTCCTAACTATACAGTTTTTACTAATAAAAGCCACCTTATCAGTCAACATAAACAATAAATGAgccgaaccatgagaaaaccaacagtgtgtttgcgaccagcatgcagctacgcagtctggtcaggatccacactGTCTGCTaactctaattgcaacaggctttgaaagcgaacagcatggatcctgaccagactgcgcggatgcgaaggctggtctggatccatgctggtcgcaaatgcaggaTCCacactgttcgctaatggtttctctaattgtaataggctttgaaagggaactgcatggattctgaccagactgtgcggatgcgaaggctggtctggatccatgctggtcacaaacccactatgttggttttctcatggtgcagctcaaatatgTTTACTTTTGGTTACATATTAAACTTCCCAAACTCGAAACAAAATACCAATAGTTAATTAATATGCAAACCTGCGAATGGAATGTATATTTGTTTAATCCCTGAGTGAAGTGAGAGAAAGCCATCAAACTGGACTTCTTCTGTCAAATCCCTGTACACATGACTCTCGGGCTCTGTAAAACGATTTAATTCTAGGTACATGATCTAAAGTACGTATGACTGTAACAGACATCAAGAATTCAAACTTGTAGCACCATTGTTATTACTAAGTGGTCTTTATTCACGTACAAGTACAATTTAGACTCTAGGAAACCCACAACAGCCTCATGGCAACAGGTCTAAAACAAATTCCACAATTTTCTAGGATGACCCTGGTTAGATTTTTAAGCTGCAAAACTGTCAAAATTgctaacaaagaaataaatacacATTAATGTTTATAAACAACTTGTTCAACCTATTAAAATTTGACCTGTAAAGGTAATCAATAACTCATTAtaacatttaagcaacattttatgacatttcatttttttgttgaatCTGTAATAAGGAACAAACAGTCCCATAACAAAGAGTTGGATCCCTAATtagaaataaactttttatatgaaattttgtgATTAACCCCCTTTAGCATGAAATTACTTAAAGATCCAGACTATTTCATTTggtgtaaatatattttctagtTTCACATTTTGCATTTGACAGAATCtttatttggatattttaacAATTTGGACTAAAAGCTAActtttaaaattcaattatttgcaatctatcttggttgcacagccaaataatattttacaaacttgcatttctaattctAATCACTGATGCTAATGTATTTCGGCTAAATATATCATATTGCCAATGCAAAGTGTGAAAGTTACAGGGCAGCCTTCTCAACACAGGGTCATGGTCAAACATTCATATCCTTGGATAGGCTGTTAGACATACACTGAATAGTctgtttgttacaatattttgttaaaacaggACATTCACCTGAAAATGGTTTTATGCCATGATATTCTTCATCAGTAGGATCTTTTGAGCTGCCTTTTCCTCCAAACTCCCAATCAAAGTTCCTGTTGATATCTACTCCAGAGCTGGTCCCTCTCCAACAATAATTTTTGGATGTTTCAACATGTTGTCTTCCATCAGGATTTGCTAATGCAATCACATATATATCTAATTTATCAAGATTTACGTCAGATCTATCAAAAGACTTCCAATTTTTGAGTAATCTTCTTAGCAAATGAAATAATGACTCTATAGGCAAAAATTCTCTAGCATGTTCACCAAATGACAGAAGCACTTTTACACGTTCGGTGTCTTCTAAACGAGCATTTGCAAAGTTTGTAACATGCAAAACATACTGTTTTCTACCctgttttgaaagatatttagatGGGTCAACAAGTctcacaaaattttcattttcttttatgaaaTGATCCAGTGTCAATGCAATTGATGTCAGGTTATGATAAACTTTGTAATCTGGTGTAAACCGTTCCCTCTGAGGTTTGACATCcattaaacatacatgtaatatctGAATGAGAAGCAGAAATAATCTGTTCAGTGTTACTGTAGGCAACGTCGAGGCATTCATCACACAAGCGTGAATAAAACCTGACAAATGGTGGGTTAATGTTCTATTCTATAGTCGTGCAAGGCTTTGTCTTGCATTTAAGGTGTAGGTAAAATGTCTTCTGTTGgcgaaacatttcaaaaataaccTACTGAGGGCAAGAAAACGATAAAATCTTGTAAAATCGTCATCGCGAAAACACgtgatattaatgttttacagcAATTATCACGAAATTTTCAGCGATATTGCACGATCAGTTACAAGAACACATAAAACACAATATCTCCACCAAAGTAGTTATCTAATCGGCATGGTGAAGACTAGTTTTAAGCCAAATTAAACAGTGTTTCCAATGTTGACAGCTTACAGGAACTGTCGATTACGCATGCGCATTGATGACAgctaaaatgaaagtgaaagtagactTTTTTCACTGGACTGGACCGTGTCAGTTTTCAATTTATGCTACAGTTAGCATTTTTCCAGCGAAAACACAAGTTAATTACCAAGAATTATTAAAGTAGTGTTCCGATATTTTTCAGACAAGGTAAATTAATCTTATTTTCTAATTGATTTAGCCCTTTTttccatttaaaggcactgacctcagTGCTTTTTCTTTAAGATTAAGTTTGGTCATCTAAGAGCAAAAGTTTTTGTGCTTATGAGTATAGCGGATTTTTGGGTATATCCTgttttctcgtattctcaggggtCTAAGAGGTTGTTTAATTTCCAGGAAATGATTgataaccatttcataaacaatatttgggtgttattttgtagaaaattcacttgtctttcgAATGCAGCCATGAGATGTTACAGAAAATATGCCATTTAATTACTTTTTcagtatttgataccaccctcaaCTACAGAAATGGACcaagggtttctcatattctcttggatttagatttgactcttCATCACAAATaacttgtagaatttaaaacattaaagcagcatgcctccagatttggctaaaaaaataatctttctttcaaattgaagtttggtcttattatgaacattagaatatgaatttttgattctaaaatattttaaaagttcacaattgagaaaaaaagatgaccCCGTCAGGAATAGAACCCCGGACTgccacggcaataaagacattttcccgtcgtcatAACCAATAGCACagtagctgaagtagtgaataaggacttcaaaatatagatatttataattgagacagtttacatggagtaTAAGCgggacaaacgcttttcgattttcatcgtaaaaagtagtaaaaacagcaaattctcatgtgtttccgtaacataaagtttgtcagtaattaagttttaaagccttcttaagaaatatagcatttatttcaagatatctaaaaaaatatatctttgttgttgtcgaacgatctggaggcatgctgctttaaaattaccattgtgtaataaaaagatatattctgaagtaaatacatcaagaaagatgacaattaattgcataatgaATAATCtatggcaaatttgctaataCCATGGGGAAAAAATAAGgattgtttttttgaaaaattcagTTAAATATAAATAGTTTCATCAATTtgcgttcaaatcacttgaaattttcagtgtgtcagttttgtaccattcctgtctagaaaataacaaacattgtatcatttgacaactttaaagcaaacaagagggccaagatggccgtAGGTTGCTCACCTTAAAAACACATCATAATGGAGTAAACAGGTttctccagatgacccatatttgaacttggcctagatttcatcgaggcaatcattctgtttgtttttgtttttgttttgggtttaacgccatttttcaacagtatttcagtcatgtaatggcgggcagttaacctaaccagtgtttctggattctgtaccagtacaaacctgttctccgcaagtaactgccaacttccccacatgaatcagaggtggaggactaatgatttcagacacaatgtcgtttatcaaatagttctgactaaattttatgaatatccagtgtaaaatgcagcccctatttcgtacacaagatttttctttaatttgaccaggtcacctagttttttaccctagatgatacatattcaaacttgaccttgatttcatccaaacaaacattctgatcaaatttcatgaagatccggtgtaaaatgaagcccctattgcatacacaaggtttttctttgatttgacctaatgacctagtttctgacccaagatgacaccaatattcgaatttgacttagatttcataaaggcaatcattctgaccaaaattcataagatcaattgaaaaatacagcttctatcgcatacagaaggtttttctttgatttgacctaatgacttagtttttgaccccagatgacccattttcaaactctgcctagatttcatcatggtaatcattcttaccaaatttcatgaagataagttgaaaaatacagtctctattacacaaggtttttctttgatttgacctagtgacctactttttgactccagatgacccatattcatactCGATcgggatttcatcaaggcaatcattatgactaaattttatgaatatccaatgtaaaatgcagcccatattgggtacacaagatttttctttaatttgaccgggtgacctagtttttgaacccagatgatccacatttgaatttgacctagatttcatccagacaaacattctgatcgaatttcatgaagatttggtgtaaaatgcagtccctattgcatacacaagctttttctttgatatgacctagtgacctaggtttttagcccaaatgacccatattcaaatttgacctagatttcatcaaggcaatcattctgaccaaaattcataaagatcaaatgaaaaatacagcttctttcgcatacacaagctaaaagttgacagacagacgacagacgctggacattgagcgatcacaaaaactcacctgagcattgctcaggtgagctaaaaacgagaatatgagaaaccctgagagtACGAGAAACAGGGATAGAGGATAGATTAATGACTAgattattgtataaatttcaaTCTCATTCTTCTACTAGCTTGCAGACAGACAAACTGAcataaattcaaatgtttgcttGTTGTATTATTTTCGAAATGTCATCATACAAAAATCTTAGCTATCCGttactgactaaatcagtgtgtatgtaaaaaaacattacgcctaataaaatttgtttccactatcctgacctaccctaaatttttggcctgaccctaaacatttttttaaggcctggagattttttttccaactttttaaagGCACAGCCTCCagattgtttgacaaaaaaatatttttcttagatATCTGCCAGGGCcctgtattcataaagctcctaagaagaaaatccttaactttgtaaaatttcctgaACAACTTAGCACAAAAGAAAGTGTagactttataagatttatttatAATCTTCATTACTGTGCCAGACTGTATAtgacaatattgttagacattccaaCTAACTCAATTATTGCccacaaaatgctttggaacttttcccttagttagtcccttagggaaaattttccctttggAGCTTTATGAACACCAGCCCTGCAAGAAATTAATGCTACATTTTTTAAGATAGGTGgcccaaataaattttttttgactGGTtgtgaaatatcagaatgtaaaatctgTCCACCTGAGgtttcattatttagactaggaGATAAGAaactcatgattttttttattaaaagctgaatattttgaaaacaatacattttccttctgaaatacaggaaaaaacacataatttattttctttaaacttgaATGCAGGAAATGTTTCTTAGCTATCTGCTATACCCTGTAGAGCACTGTATCTTTAACATGACAAATCAAGAAGAAAAACCTTGCCAGAGTCTGGAATCAAACCTGGGCCGCTGCAGCAAGAAAAATATTCCTTTGTTCTTGAATACTGTAGGGCTGAATACATGCCGGTATTTAACAACTGTTAAATATTAATCTTTATAAAGTATTAATTATGGCAATTTACCTCTGGTACCCCATtacacttttcaattttgaatggaaacaagagctgtcagtggacagcacgctcgactattctcagtgcttgatagtataatataagctacgagtaaaactttaacattacaataagcatattctaagtcgaaaaggggccataattcagtcaaaatgcttgatgcagttgcctcctcctttttatacgcccgtttgaaaaatgggacgtattatgggaacgcccctggcgggcgggcggcgtccacagactttgtccggagcatatcttctacatgcatgaagggattttaatgaaacttggcacagttgttcaccatcatgagacggagtgtcatgcgcaaaaaccaggtccctaggtctaaggtcaaggtcacacttagaggtcaaaggtcaaattcaagaatgactttgtccagagcatatcttctacatgcatggagggaatttgatgaaagttggcacaattgttcatcatcatgagacggagtgtcatgcgcaagaaccaggtccctgggtctaaggtcaaggtcacacttagaggtcaaaggatacaagaaagaaaactttgtccggagcatatcttcttcatgcatggagggattttgatataacttggcacaaatgttcaccaccatgaggcggagtgtcatgcgcaataaccaggtccctaggtctaaggtcaaggtcacacttagaggtcaaaggatacaagaatgaaaaccttgtccggagcatttcttcttcatgcatagagggattttgatataactttgcacaaatgttcaccaccacgaggcggagtgtcatgcgcaagaaccaggtccctaagtcaaaggtcaaggtcacacttagaggccaaaggtcagatacaagaatgactttgtccgaagcatttcttcttcatgcatggagggattttgatgtaacttggcacaattatacaccatcatgagaggaaatgtcatgcgcagttcctttctttagaattacttccctttgttgttactataaatagcttatattgtaactttttcattactagtcatagggaaaaatcgagaccacttttctgtagtacaacatgcatgctacatccaattatgaggtgtattttgaccaatctctacctggtaaagatttttgtgtggacttacaatttttttatggattttttttttatcttcccttagttgttactataaataacttatattgtaactttttataattgaccgtagggaaaaaacaagaccacttttctgtggtacaacatagaagttactttcaaattttaggtgtattttatggtatctctacctggtaaggagtttttttgtggacttataaaaacaaatgacttaaatgattactaaacaaccacaaaattaaaattccatttgcaaatacaggtgctagagtaaagaaatttgctgtgacgggcgtatattgtgacattctggcactcttgttacagactggggtcatgatggtaaacaagtatgcaaaatatcaaagcaatatctcaatggactttgaaaatatttggggtggtatgcaaactttaacattaaaataagcatattcttagtcgaaaaggggcataattcagtcaaaatgcatgatagagttgcctcctcctttttacagactggggtcatgatggtaaacaagtatacaaaatatcaaagcaatatctcaatggactttgaaaatatttggggtggtatgcaaactttaacatttgtgtgacactcacgccgacgccagggcgagtaggatagcgcccctattctttgaatagtcaagctaaaaattcaatagtaaaaacaactatttccgtaacatataatctgtcagtaactaagtttcaaagccatcttgagaaatatagcaatattgttttatatctatttttttttcttctttaatttttgttgttgtacgaTCCGGAGGTCAGTGCTAACAAAAATTGAGACAGAAGCCTGCATATATTCTCTTTCATACACAAACAATTGATCAGCGCAGACCTATGCCAGAAATTTTTACACTTCTATACAGTTAGAATTTTACAGAATTTGTGTATGCATCATATTATTAGTATGACACCAACCATTACCTAATAGCCTCTGAATGATCTATTGTACTGcatgcaaataaaataaatattggcCAGATAAGACCTATAATATCTAACCTGAAAAATTCTGAgagcattttaaatttaaaatcctAAAACCAACATAGAAGCAGATATGTTAAAATGtacagtacatgtattatttGCATCCACCACCATCTCTGTTGAAAATGTTCTtgaccgttttttttttaattttttatatatacgtATGCAATGCCAATGTGTAGACTACAAGGAAACAAATTTTATTTGGCATTCGATATTCAGTGTCCTAATACTCTCCTAATTTCTTTTCTGAGAAGTTTCTTGTTACATCATAATATATGGTATTCATTTATGCAGTTTTAAAACAACTTTAGC carries:
- the LOC123541704 gene encoding carboxypeptidase A4-like; the protein is MNASTLPTVTLNRLFLLLIQILHVCLMDVKPQRERFTPDYKVYHNLTSIALTLDHFIKENENFVRLVDPSKYLSKQGRKQYVLHVTNFANARLEDTERVKVLLSFGEHAREFLPIESLFHLLRRLLKNWKSFDRSDVNLDKLDIYVIALANPDGRQHVETSKNYCWRGTSSGVDINRNFDWEFGGKGSSKDPTDEEYHGIKPFSEPESHVYRDLTEEVQFDGFLSLHSGIKQIYIPFADSVSQKTGRVPDNVKEMTKLAQELATSTIYKYQYGRAVNLNDYSADGTVFDYMAGRRKIPFSYAIELWGPDKHQGPSCFDLFNPPNSRVDIVVSNLYPLYIKFFDYLLDWKKQSSLNNKLEKADRSEQLSDKSLPYSALEEQDVSSLSPILFLLCALVILTIVVAVYGKYPLCRRMYQRRRVVSLRALSSTLSLNLFSV